Proteins encoded together in one Microcaecilia unicolor chromosome 3, aMicUni1.1, whole genome shotgun sequence window:
- the DAZAP2 gene encoding LOW QUALITY PROTEIN: DAZ-associated protein 2 (The sequence of the model RefSeq protein was modified relative to this genomic sequence to represent the inferred CDS: inserted 3 bases in 3 codons), whose translation MNNKGQYPSQPTYPVQPQNTPSVYPPTMHMPPAPPYTDAPPAYSELYRQGYVHPPASVPHLPAAYPGASLYLPMAQSVPVGPMASSVPMAYYPIGAVYPPGTTVVVDGAFDAGARFGAGASSSVPPPPPGCPPXAAQLAAMQGAXVLVTQRKGNYFMGXSDGGYTIW comes from the exons GTCAGTATCCTTCACAGCCTACCTATCCAGTCCAACCACAGAACACCCCATCTGTTTACCCGCCAACTATGCATATGCCTCCAGCTCCACCTTATACTGATGCTCCTCCTGCTTATTCTGAG CTGTATCGTCAAGGCTATGTGCACCCACCTGCCAGTGTACCTCATCTTCCTGCAGCTTATCCTGGTGCTTCCTTGTACCTGCCCATGGCTCAGTCTGTGCCTGTAGGCCCAATGGCATCCTCTGTGCCTATGGCTTATTATCCCATAGGAGCCGTCTATCCTCCAGGGACAACAGTTGTGGTTGATGGTGCTTTTGATGCTGGTGCAAGGTTTGGGGCAGgagccagcagcagtgttcct cCACCACCTCCTGGTTGTCCTC ACGCAGCTCAGCTAGCAGCCATGCAGGGGG ATGTCTTGGTAACACAGCGGAAGGGCAACTACTTCATGG GCTCAGACGGAGGTTACACCATTTGGTGA